One Tiliqua scincoides isolate rTilSci1 chromosome 9, rTilSci1.hap2, whole genome shotgun sequence DNA segment encodes these proteins:
- the UBIAD1 gene encoding ubiA prenyltransferase domain-containing protein 1 yields METEEEVKKISVVMDNHENKTADHGVGLIDSQKSLPGTWKHKCASYVLALRPWSFSASLTPVALGSALAYRSQGTLDPGLLIGSAVTVLAVHGAGNLVNTYYDFSKGIDHKKSDDRTLVDRILEPQDVVRFGVLLYTLGCLSAACLYCLSTLKLEHLALIYFGGLSSSFLYTGGIGFKYVALGDVVILITFGPLAVMFAYALQVGYLSASPLFYAIPLALSTEAILHSNNTRDMESDRQAGIVTLAILIGPTLSYFLYNTLLFLPYLIFCVLATRYTISMALPLLTIPMAFSLERQFRSQSFVKIPQRTAKLNLLLGLFYVFGILLAPPGTLPKL; encoded by the exons atggaaacagaagaggaagtgaagaAGATTAGTGTTGTTATGGACAACCATGAGAACAAGACAGCAGATCATGGAGTGGGACTGATTGACTCTCAGAAGAGTCTTCCTGGCACCTGGAAACACAAATGTGCATCCTATGTGTTGGCCCTCCGGCCCTGGAGTTTCAGCGCTTCCCTTACCCCAGTAGCACTTGGAAGCGCCCTTGCCTATCGCTCCCAGGGCACCTTGGACCCAGGACTTTTGATCGGCAGTGCAGTTACCGTCTTGGCAGTGCATGGGGCAGGGAATCTTGTGAATACCTATTATGATTTCTCCAAGGGTATTGATCACAAGAAGAGTGATGACCGGACTTTAGTAGACCGGATCTTGGAGCCCCAAGATGTTGTTAGATTTGGCGTTCTCTTGTACACTCTTGGGTGCCTCTCAGCAGCCTGCCTATATTGCCTTTCCACCCTCAAGCTGGAGCATCTGGCCCTGATCTATTTTGGGGGGCTCTCCAGCTCCTTTCTTTACACTGGAG GTATTGGGTTCAAGTATGTGGCACTGGGCGACGTGGTCATCCTGATCACATTTGGACCGCTAGCCGTGATGTTTGCCTATGCCCTGCAGGTGGGCTACTTGTCTGCCTCGCCATTGTTCTACGCCATCCCACTGGCCCTCAGCACAGAAGCCATCTTGCACAGTAACAACACACGGGACATGGAGTCGGACCGGCAGGCAGGCATTGTCACCCTGGCCATCCTAATTGGCCCCACCCTCTCCTACTTCCTCTACAATACACTTCTCTTTCTGCCATATCTGATCTTCTGCGTTCTGGCCACCCGCTATACCATCAGTATGGCCCTGCCACTCCTGACCATCCCCATGGCCTTCTCATTGGAGAGACAATTCCGGAGCCAAAGCTTTGTCAAGATCCCCCAAAGGACAGCCAAGCTCAACCTTTTGTTGGGACTCTTCTATGTCTTTGGTATTCTCTTGGCACCACCAGGCACGCTCCCCAAACTTTAG